In a single window of the Acidobacteriota bacterium genome:
- a CDS encoding 4-phosphoerythronate dehydrogenase — protein sequence MAAVTILADENIPFAREAFATLGEVRLSHGRRITRDHLRDVDLLVVRSVTRVDEPLLAGTRVRFVGTATSGYDHVVVDDLARRDIAFYVALGCNANAVAEYMATAWLTLARRRGCSLAGRHVGVIGVGHVGSLVVDKVRAFGMVPVLNDPPKARDTGSDTYRPIDELLDCDIITCHTPLTYDGPDPTYRLIGEGFFSGLKQGAWFCSTGRGEVVDEVALDRALDRGRLGATILDVWDHEPAIDGRLVARVDIGTPHIAGYSLEGKLNGTAMVYDAACRFLGVEPSWNATAAAPPPPVPQLTIAAAGRDEVDVLAEAVTAVYPIARDHEALRRTAEMTPVERGLVFDDLRRTYPMRREFRQTAVAVTGGSSVLASMLRGLQFRTS from the coding sequence GTGGCCGCCGTGACCATTCTGGCCGACGAGAACATCCCCTTCGCGCGCGAGGCGTTTGCGACGCTCGGCGAGGTACGCCTGTCGCACGGGCGCCGGATCACGCGCGATCATCTTCGTGATGTCGACCTGCTCGTCGTCCGTTCCGTCACTCGCGTGGACGAGCCATTGCTGGCCGGCACCCGCGTACGATTCGTGGGCACGGCCACGTCGGGCTATGACCACGTGGTGGTCGATGATCTCGCACGGCGGGATATCGCGTTCTACGTCGCGCTCGGCTGCAACGCCAACGCGGTGGCCGAATACATGGCAACGGCATGGCTGACGCTGGCTCGCCGTCGCGGATGTTCGCTCGCCGGCCGACACGTAGGCGTCATCGGCGTCGGGCACGTCGGGTCGCTGGTCGTAGATAAGGTCAGGGCGTTCGGCATGGTGCCGGTCCTGAACGACCCGCCAAAGGCGCGCGACACCGGGAGCGACACCTACCGTCCGATCGACGAACTCCTCGACTGCGACATCATCACGTGTCACACGCCACTGACGTACGACGGGCCGGATCCCACGTATCGGCTCATTGGCGAGGGTTTCTTCTCGGGCCTGAAGCAGGGCGCGTGGTTCTGCAGCACCGGGAGGGGTGAGGTGGTCGACGAGGTGGCACTCGATCGCGCGCTGGATCGGGGTCGCCTCGGCGCGACGATTCTCGATGTGTGGGACCACGAGCCGGCCATCGACGGACGGCTCGTCGCGCGTGTCGACATCGGCACGCCGCACATCGCCGGGTATTCGCTCGAAGGCAAGCTCAACGGCACGGCCATGGTGTACGACGCCGCCTGCCGCTTCCTCGGGGTCGAGCCGAGTTGGAACGCCACAGCGGCGGCGCCGCCGCCGCCCGTCCCGCAGCTCACCATCGCCGCCGCGGGACGAGACGAGGTGGACGTGCTGGCGGAAGCTGTTACGGCCGTGTATCCGATCGCGCGCGACCACGAGGCGCTACGCCGAACGGCGGAGATGACACCTGTCGAACGTGGTCTGGTCTTCGACGACTTGCGCAGGACATATCCGATGCGCCGGGAGTTCCGTCAGACGGCGGTCGCGGTGACCGGCGGTTCGTCCGTACTCGCCAGCATGCTGCGCGGACTCCAGTTCCGCACGTCCTGA
- a CDS encoding ornithine cyclodeaminase family protein, with protein MPSPFRLLTQADVRRSLDGVDLVALMEDALRAFSAREVVQPVRTALFVGPERSVLGLMPAHVPSRAALGAKLVAVFNSNHTRGLPSHFATILLMDDQTGELVSIMDGSYITETRTAAVSAVAVRHLASGPACRLAVFGCGVQARSHVRAIAAAGAPLRDVRMWSPVGDPVECAAELSAEIGCPCTAATGGEAAAEGADVIVLATSSPDPVIDRGWVNPGALVISVGACRRDHREMDPELVAAGRLFVDSRDAALVESGDIVQGIAEGRFGSDHVRGELGEVILGRAIPRERPSEVVVFKSLGLAVEDLMAADAVYRRAVAENLGTLLTL; from the coding sequence ATGCCGTCTCCGTTCCGCCTGCTGACCCAGGCCGATGTGCGCCGTTCGCTCGATGGCGTCGACCTGGTCGCGCTGATGGAGGACGCGCTGCGCGCGTTTTCGGCGCGAGAGGTGGTGCAGCCGGTCCGAACGGCCCTGTTTGTCGGACCCGAGCGATCCGTGCTCGGCCTGATGCCGGCCCACGTCCCCTCTCGGGCCGCGCTTGGCGCAAAACTCGTCGCCGTGTTCAACAGCAATCACACACGCGGGCTGCCGAGCCACTTCGCGACGATTCTCCTGATGGACGACCAGACCGGCGAACTCGTGTCAATCATGGACGGCAGCTACATCACAGAAACGCGGACGGCGGCGGTGTCGGCCGTAGCGGTTCGCCATCTGGCGTCGGGGCCGGCGTGCCGGCTTGCGGTCTTCGGCTGTGGTGTTCAGGCACGAAGCCACGTCCGGGCGATCGCTGCTGCCGGAGCCCCGCTTCGGGATGTGAGGATGTGGAGTCCGGTCGGCGACCCCGTCGAGTGCGCCGCCGAACTGAGCGCGGAGATAGGCTGTCCTTGCACGGCCGCGACAGGCGGTGAGGCGGCTGCAGAAGGCGCGGACGTCATTGTGCTGGCCACCTCATCACCCGATCCCGTCATCGATCGGGGCTGGGTGAATCCAGGTGCCCTGGTGATCTCGGTGGGTGCCTGCCGCCGCGACCACCGCGAAATGGACCCCGAACTGGTCGCTGCTGGCCGACTGTTCGTCGATTCGCGCGACGCCGCCCTGGTCGAGTCTGGCGACATTGTGCAGGGGATCGCCGAGGGCCGGTTTGGATCGGATCATGTCCGCGGAGAACTAGGCGAGGTCATCCTCGGCCGCGCCATCCCGCGCGAGCGACCGAGCGAGGTTGTCGTCTTCAAGTCGCTCGGTCTGGCCGTCGAGGATCTCATGGCCGCCGATGCGGTCTACCGCCGGGCGGTCGCCGAGAACCTCGGGACGTTGCTGACGCTCTGA
- a CDS encoding glycosyl hydrolase: protein MVRARHLVVCLIVLTALAVSGFFGLALRAEPPQANAATGADQALLAAFKWRSIGPDRGGRSLTVSGVVGRPKDGYFGATGGGLWKTTDGGENWAPVTDGQMTSSSVGAVAVAETKPDVVFIGTGEACIRGDVQPGDGVYKSTDAGKTWAHVGLRETENISKIRIHPTNPDIVFVAAFGKHGVPNAERGVFKSTDGGTTWRKVLFRNDKTGAADLWIDRRNPNVIFASLWEAYRVEYQMSSGGPGSGLFKSTDGGETWTEITHNPGLPPGVVGRIGVSVSGADSNRVYAIVEHENGGLFSSDDGGATWQLVNSGRNIRQRAFYYTHITADPNIRDVVYALNVGTFKSTDGGKTLTSFAGGDSHDLWIDPADSKHILHASDSGGAVTYTGAQPFTARDYPTAQYYHVITTKHLPYHVCGAQQDGSTVCLPNEMPGGGGRGGGGGRGGAAATPQSLAYSPGGAEPAFIAPDPKDPDVFFSGGNNGSFLVWTNRRTGQSREVHPYPRMFSGEPSSALVERVQWTFPIVFSPVDPTVLFTATQHVWKTTNGGQTWTKISGDLTRHDPKTLGPSGGPITRDMNGPEVYATVFTLAPSKVDVNVIWTGSDDGMIHVTRDGGKTWTNVTPPGMPDFGRVSIIDASAFDAGTAYAAVKRPLLGDHAPYLFRTHDFGKTWTKIINGLKPNDFTHTIREDHKRRAMLYAGTQHGVYYSYDDGDTWQSLSLNLPDVQVSDLWVEETDLAIATHGRSFWILDDIAPLRQFNAAAAQEPDVVLFAPDDPIRSFSGATIRYWVKRPVKSVKIDVLDKTGTVVRSFDSTPAAGAAAASGRGGQAGAPEAGAGPPSPAATAGQAGGGRGRGGAGALAPLATGVGLQSATWDLRYPSATSFPGMILWGGGVTGPMAAPGTYQLRLTADGRTQTQSFKVRRHPLFKEVTDADLQAQFDLAIQIRDKTSEANYAVIRIRAIKAQVADRLSKSPDATLKTAGGKLTDGLSAVEQEIYQVKNQSGQDPLNFPIKLNNRLASLLSVVSRGDGRPIGNAEPIFKDLVAELRVQTDRLTQALVRDLVAFNTEARRLGLEPVTEK from the coding sequence ATGGTGCGAGCCCGTCACTTGGTCGTCTGCCTCATCGTGTTGACTGCCCTCGCGGTTTCCGGGTTCTTTGGTCTCGCGCTGCGGGCCGAGCCGCCACAGGCGAACGCCGCGACTGGCGCCGACCAGGCGCTGCTCGCGGCCTTCAAGTGGCGCAGCATCGGCCCCGATCGGGGCGGCCGCTCGCTCACAGTCTCCGGTGTCGTCGGACGGCCGAAAGACGGGTACTTCGGCGCCACTGGTGGAGGGCTCTGGAAGACGACGGACGGTGGCGAGAACTGGGCACCGGTGACTGATGGCCAGATGACCAGCTCATCGGTTGGTGCCGTGGCGGTGGCCGAAACCAAACCTGATGTCGTGTTCATCGGCACCGGCGAGGCGTGCATTCGCGGCGACGTCCAGCCCGGCGATGGTGTGTACAAGTCCACTGACGCCGGCAAGACGTGGGCGCACGTTGGCCTGCGCGAGACCGAGAACATCTCGAAGATCCGCATCCACCCGACCAATCCGGACATCGTGTTCGTGGCGGCGTTCGGCAAGCACGGCGTGCCCAACGCCGAGCGCGGCGTCTTTAAAAGCACCGACGGCGGCACGACGTGGCGAAAGGTCCTCTTCCGCAACGACAAGACGGGCGCGGCCGATCTCTGGATTGACCGGCGTAATCCGAACGTGATCTTCGCGTCATTGTGGGAGGCGTACCGGGTTGAGTACCAGATGTCGAGCGGCGGTCCCGGAAGCGGCCTCTTCAAGTCGACCGACGGCGGAGAGACCTGGACCGAGATCACCCACAACCCCGGACTGCCGCCAGGCGTGGTCGGCCGCATCGGCGTGTCGGTCTCAGGCGCGGACTCGAACCGGGTGTACGCGATTGTCGAACACGAGAACGGGGGGCTCTTCAGTTCGGACGATGGCGGCGCGACGTGGCAACTGGTGAACAGTGGCCGCAATATCCGGCAACGGGCCTTCTACTATACGCACATCACCGCGGATCCCAACATCCGGGATGTGGTCTATGCCCTCAATGTCGGGACGTTCAAGTCAACCGACGGCGGCAAGACCCTCACCAGTTTTGCGGGCGGCGATTCACACGATCTGTGGATCGACCCAGCCGACTCGAAGCACATTCTCCACGCGAGCGACAGCGGTGGCGCCGTCACCTACACTGGCGCGCAGCCCTTCACCGCGCGCGATTATCCGACAGCGCAGTACTACCACGTCATCACGACGAAGCACCTGCCGTATCACGTCTGCGGTGCCCAGCAGGATGGCAGCACGGTGTGTCTCCCGAATGAGATGCCAGGGGGTGGAGGCCGCGGAGGCGGCGGAGGCCGGGGCGGCGCGGCCGCCACGCCGCAGTCGCTCGCCTACAGCCCCGGCGGTGCCGAACCCGCCTTCATTGCGCCCGATCCGAAGGACCCCGACGTGTTCTTCTCGGGCGGCAACAACGGGTCGTTTCTCGTGTGGACCAATCGCCGCACGGGCCAGAGCCGCGAGGTGCATCCCTATCCGCGCATGTTCTCGGGTGAACCATCGAGCGCGCTCGTCGAGCGTGTCCAGTGGACCTTTCCGATCGTCTTCTCTCCCGTCGATCCGACGGTCCTCTTTACCGCGACGCAGCACGTGTGGAAAACGACCAACGGCGGGCAGACGTGGACGAAGATCAGCGGCGACCTGACGCGGCATGATCCGAAGACGCTCGGGCCCTCCGGGGGGCCGATCACCCGGGATATGAACGGGCCAGAAGTGTACGCGACGGTTTTTACCCTGGCGCCTTCGAAAGTCGACGTCAACGTCATCTGGACTGGCTCAGACGACGGGATGATTCATGTCACCCGCGATGGCGGCAAGACATGGACCAACGTGACCCCGCCCGGCATGCCCGACTTCGGGCGCGTCAGCATCATCGATGCGTCGGCCTTCGATGCGGGCACGGCCTACGCCGCGGTGAAGCGCCCCCTGCTGGGCGACCATGCGCCGTACCTCTTCCGGACGCACGACTTCGGCAAGACGTGGACGAAAATCATCAACGGGCTCAAGCCCAACGACTTCACCCACACCATTCGCGAGGACCACAAGCGGCGCGCGATGCTCTATGCGGGTACGCAGCACGGCGTGTACTACTCATACGATGACGGTGACACATGGCAGTCGCTCTCGCTGAATCTGCCTGACGTGCAGGTGTCCGACCTGTGGGTGGAGGAGACGGACCTGGCCATTGCCACGCACGGTCGATCCTTCTGGATTCTCGACGACATCGCCCCGCTCCGGCAGTTCAACGCGGCCGCCGCTCAGGAGCCGGATGTGGTCCTGTTTGCGCCCGACGATCCGATCCGGTCGTTCAGCGGGGCGACGATCCGATACTGGGTCAAGCGTCCGGTCAAGAGCGTGAAGATCGACGTGCTCGACAAGACGGGGACCGTCGTGCGCAGCTTCGACAGCACGCCGGCAGCCGGAGCCGCGGCGGCGAGCGGTCGCGGCGGACAGGCAGGCGCACCCGAAGCCGGTGCGGGCCCGCCTTCGCCTGCGGCTACGGCGGGGCAGGCCGGTGGCGGGCGTGGTCGGGGAGGCGCAGGCGCGCTTGCGCCGCTCGCCACGGGCGTCGGATTGCAGAGCGCCACCTGGGACCTGCGGTACCCGAGCGCGACGTCGTTTCCCGGCATGATCCTGTGGGGCGGCGGTGTGACCGGGCCGATGGCGGCGCCCGGGACCTACCAGCTGAGGCTGACGGCGGATGGCAGGACGCAGACGCAGTCGTTCAAGGTCAGGCGTCATCCGCTGTTCAAGGAGGTGACCGACGCGGATCTGCAGGCCCAGTTCGATCTCGCGATCCAGATTCGCGACAAGACGAGCGAAGCCAATTACGCGGTCATCCGGATTCGAGCGATCAAAGCGCAGGTCGCTGATCGGCTCTCGAAATCACCTGACGCCACACTGAAAACCGCGGGCGGGAAACTGACGGACGGCCTGAGCGCGGTCGAACAGGAGATCTACCAGGTGAAGAACCAGAGCGGGCAGGATCCGCTCAACTTCCCGATCAAACTCAACAACCGTCTGGCCTCGCTGCTGTCGGTGGTGAGCCGCGGGGACGGTCGGCCCATCGGCAACGCGGAACCGATCTTCAAGGACCTGGTTGCGGAGTTGAGGGTGCAGACCGATCGGCTGACGCAGGCCCTCGTCAGAGATCTCGTCGCGTTCAACACGGAGGCGCGCCGGCTGGGACTGGAGCCCGTCACAGAGAAGTAA